In Lolium rigidum isolate FL_2022 chromosome 3, APGP_CSIRO_Lrig_0.1, whole genome shotgun sequence, the genomic window cggcggcgaacCAGGCTGCAGGGGAGGGTCAATCTGGAAAACCAATGATCCACTAGAGCTAGGATAAGATTGCGCCAAGAATAGCTTGCCTCGGAATGACAAGATTGCCCTATTAACCGGGATATCCCAGTTTGGCATGGTCCATTGCTGGTCCTGGGAGGTGGCGAAGGCCAGACGCCGCAGACGCCTGAAGGTAAGCATGACGATGATGGATCCACCGGTGCAGGAAACTGAAGCGCATATACCGCATCTGATGTAGTACCATTTTGACAACTCGGGATCGGGATTTGCAACAGGAAGATCATTGTCCAGCTGAGTGAGGAGGGTGGCAAGCGGTGGGAGCTCAGTAATGTCTCCTGTGAAAgggtggaggaggcggacggcggtgtcTTGGTCTCTCTGGAGAAGAAGGAGGCCGTCGACAGAGTCAAGAGCGCAGTGGTTCCTGAAAAGCGGGAGCTTGACTCGGACGAAGGTTCCCGTGTCAAGGTTGAAGAAACGGACATAGCCGCGCAGCTTGCCGTGCCCGGGGTAGAGACCGTGACCCTCCGGCAGCATCATCCAGCGGCGCGGGTGGAAGTGTGGATCGACGACCCCGCGGCCGCGCGGGCAGACGGTGCCGGACCTCCAACTGGTGCAAACAGCGCGGAAGCGGACGTAATCCAGAAAATCGCCGGCTAGCACGCGCATCGCTATCTGGCGAACCATATCCCCTGGAAGACGACACGCCCAGGGGGAAGAGGTGGACGGGGGTGCAACCGCAGCAGCAACTTCATCTGAGGCCACCGCCGCGGCAAGGCGGCGCTTCATGACGCGCGCAGTCGTGGCCTGAGGCTCGGAAGGGCGTTTCCTAGACCTCGACGGTGACACAATGCGTTCCAATTGTAGATCTGATTCGCAAGTTAAGAAACAGAAGAGAGTGAATTTTACCCAGGAGAAACAAAGTTGAAGAGATAAATTACACGGAGAAGAGGTGTAGTACCACTGGAGTTGGGAATTAGAGCCGGTGAAGGCTGCTGGAGAACGTTTAAGGGGGTTCGCCGGCGTTGGCGGTTCAGTGCCATGGTTGTCTGCTGCTGACCCTGACCTGCGTCCATTCCTTCCAAAACTCTTCGTTCTCTGCCTTCATTAGAGGATTTTATGCGTCGGAAGAATCGACTCCAGCATGTTCCAAAAAAAACTACTGGTCTAGCTTTCTTTTTTCTGGCCCCAATTTACGGGACGATCATAAAGTTTGTGTTATGAGCATGTCCAACATGATCATTTTAGCGCCCGCAAGAGTTTTGCCGCTCCAGCTGACGCGCGCAGCATAAGGCCATCTTCAACGAGTCGATCCAAAACGGACATTCAAAATAGCCGTCCGTTTGTGTCGGTTAAAATGGTCGAATTCAACCACGCGTGTCTTTGTGTCTTAGATGTCCCAATAGCACGATGCAACAAAAAAAATTTATTTTAGATTTTGCATTCAagaaaaacataatttacataaggaagaaaggaaaataaaaaaaactaaaactaaaaggCGCATGTAGCGCATACTAGCCTAGGCTACTACTCGTCCTCGTTGTCGATCACGACGAATTCCGGTATTGCCCACGCCAAAATGGCAGCCAACGAAACGTATGTTGGTGTTGTCGTTGGTGAAGGTTGGGCGGTCGGCACAACCCACAGATTGAacagcggaggtggaggcggtgacgcctcgaagtcgttcttcttcttttccaTGGTGATATGGCGGCGCGCTCTGATGGGGATGGGAGTGGAGGTGTCGGTGGTGTGGGCGATGGCAGGGACGATATCAGACGCCTTTTAAAGGTTGGTCGCGCGCGGGACACGATGCCGTTGATGGGGGCGTAGAAAGCCAGCCGTCGCCCGTTAGTCCTGCCGCACCTGCAGAAGACGAGGCGACACCATTGATTGAGGCACATACGCAGAAGCGAAGACCGCCGAAGTGATGCGGCCGAAATAGGCCACTTACCCGCTGCCAGGAGGGACCATGGCGGCAAGACGCGGTCACGCAACGCGTCCGCGTAGCATCCTCCCAGACGCAACCGAGGCGCAAATTTAGGCTGCATTTGCATCTCGGCGGACAGCCCGGTCGCCATGCGCCGGGCCACTAGGCTGGGGTGCAGCGCATATTTCGACCACCCGGCCGCAAACGGTCGTTTCGCGTCCGCTTGCGTCGGCCCATTGGACATGCCCTAAAGCGGCATCGCGCGCCAAATCTCCCGCGTTGGATCCAGCGTGCGCGATATAAAGGGCGAAGTGCGCTCTCTCAACCACCGCCGAACCCTCTTCTCTTCTTTTTCCCCACCACCCCATCGCTGAATCGCGCCGCTCAAAATCCTTCACATCCACGCCTACATTTCGTCGCGCCTCAAATCCTCCAGGTACCACGGCATGCGCCTCCGGTCAGTAGGCAACTTCTACGTTGAGATCTGCGCCGCTGGCTAACGCTGGCTAACGCTTCACCCCCGACAGCTTCTAAATTGCGCACAAGGCCGCGTGCGCCTACGACGTGGCAGCGTGGTGGCTCCACCGTCCGCGCCGAGACCTCAACTTCCACGACGTTGACTCCTCCACCCAAGCAGAGACGTTGGCGCCCCCACCGTGCCATGTCTACAAGAAGGAGAGGCAGTGTCACCGCCGGCGCCGGCTCGCCATTGTCGAGGCAGACGAACGCACCATGGCAGGTGTGGCCCGAGAACTTCCCCCAAGACGTCGTCGATGAGAATGCGTTCTTCGCGTAGCAGCGGGCAGAGCGCAAGGTCGTGAGGGAAGCGAAGCGAGCGCGCAAGGCGTTCTCCCTGGCGCACATGGACAACCCAAGCACCATCGATGCTCCAACACCTATATGGGTCTTAAACCCATCTCATTTGATGCACTTTCTACCACATTATGTGAGTCCCTTCCTTAAAGGATCTGCCATGTTTTTATCTGTTTGAATATACGtaataattattatttttgagTTTCATAATTTTCTTAAAGACTTCGAACGTCTCTTTACATGTCTTGATgatttcgcgttatccttagaattagaCACAATTACTGCCACAATTTAAAAAGATTTTCAAAACAGGTCAAAGTGCATAGAGCCTCATGTGTGATATTGGTAATTAATGAAATCACTATGGACTAATATGTGCTTTGAGCTCTTTTTGTAGGATTTGTTCATAGATAATGCTTgagccatatgttggcttcaagtttgaaagaagaagatcaagtgttgaCCAAGGCTTTATTCAAGGAGTGATCCTAATATTGACCATGAGAAAAGTTAAGCCTATGGCAACTGGCAAGTGTCTTGAATAAGAAGGTTGAGTGAGCTCTCATatgtatcttcaagacatcaaaaTGATGAAGAAATAAGCAATGAAGTGGAAGGCAAGGTGGGGTATCtgaaagagatcatatgcttcaaccttgtcatccatatggtgatcatggatttaTGAATATATGCAGAAGAAGAGGCTCTCCTATAGTGGATTGAGGGAGCAATTCGAAAACACTTCATCATATCTTTCGTCTATCAAGAGAGCTCTCGAATGTGTAAGTTAATCATATCTTTCGTAAGAGcttaaacctttgcatccttcccAACATAAGATCCACAAGTTTGTATACTAAAATGTGAGAAAAGGAACCGTCTCTATGGTCAACCACGAAGATCTCCGAGTCACATTCTACCAGATAGAGGGGGTAGTGGAGAATGTCTGGCGGACATGTGGCAATTAACCTTGGTGGTGATGGCTCCCGAGAGCCTAAGCCCATCTCATCCAGGGGTGATCTATCTGGAGAATTCTTGATGTAGTATCAATTGCAGGGGTTTGGTTATGAACCGCATATAGCTTGCCACGGAATGACAAGGGTTGAACACTCTGTGGGACCTTCCAGCTTGTCACAGTCCAATGCATGTCCTGCAAGGTAGCAAAGGCTACCCAAGACTGATAATGGGATGCAAGCATGACAGAAGTGATCCCAGCATTGCAGGAAACAGAAGCACATATATTGTATCTGATGAAGAACCACTTCTCACAATCAGGTTCTTCGTTGCGTTCACCGTCTAACTGAGTGGGGAGGGTCGACAATGGTGGGAGCTCTGCAATGTCGCCGGTGAACGGGTGGAAGACCTGGATGACGGTGTCTTCATCCCTTTGGAGTAGGAGCAGGCCGTCGACAGTGCGCGGTGATTTCTGAACAACATGAGCGAAGGTTCCCGTGTAGAGGTTGAAGAAGCGGATGTACCCACCCTGATTGCAATGGCCGGGGTAGAGGCCGTGACCCTCGGTCAGCATCATCCACCGGCGCGGGTGGAAGCGCAGATTGGTGACGCCGTGGCCGCGCGGTCAAACTTCCGGCGCGTTCCAAATTCCtttggggggacgcggctggaaacacTCTTAGTTAGACATTAAGTACCGACATGTTTACTTTGAAGGTTCTTCGTCACCTCGTGTTGAGGCCAGGAACATAACAGATGCAGACTTTATAGTTCTTTTCCCTGGCCTTTGACAAAAATATGACACTTCTTTCTTCggtgaagagtcgtcctcgatcaTGTTGAGTGGACCAtgcatttccttttttttttttgagaaacacagtacaaacgcagacgctcacatacacgcgtatacactcacccctatgaacgcacacacgcacaccctacccctatgagcacctccagaagaccgagccggcagattggatcttgaaattgacgaagtcaccacaggcgcctcgctgtcgacgggaacgtcgcctcccactgaaagaatattccgcctttatgagacacacagatgtcaaacctggggtttgaactctggtgggctgggggtacaaccaccctcctaaccacccaacctcaggttggttctcgagTGGACCATGCATTTCCAGTCGATTCCAATGTTGTATTTCACTTGCCCATGATGCACTTACTTAGCCATTCGGCACACGGAGTACAAATGTACAATTCAAGCAGTTTCAGGTTATCACGTCGTCTCCTAGCATGTTTCCCTGCAAATCAACTCTTCAATCGGCAGTCACATTCCTCGGAGCATATTGATACGTCACTATTTACGTGCGTCAGATTAACAAGACCGAAGGCATAGCGTCTGCTCTCCGGTTTGATAAACGCAATGCCAGGTCAGATCTTCTAAGACACAGATAACGCCCGCGTGAATCAAAGTGTCTGAACAATTAGTGAATTCATGTCAGTCTTTTAAAAAGAGAAAATTCACATCTAAGAATCTACAATGACTGGACTCACTAACATCTGAACTGCTTAAGGGCACTGGCAGCCCACATATATAAGCTGAACACAAGACAAACGAAACGAACTCAATGTCACTGACCTAACTGAAAATTTGATAGTGCCGGACTTATCAAAGTTACATTACTGCTGAACACAAACGAGATAAATAGTTCAACAGCTCA contains:
- the LOC124697082 gene encoding uncharacterized protein LOC124697082: MSNGPTQADAKRPFAAGWSKYALHPSLVARRMATGLSAEMQMQPKFAPRLRLGGCYADALRDRVLPPWSLLAADLQLERIVSPSRSRKRPSEPQATTARVMKRRLAAAVASDEVAAAVAPPSTSSPWACRLPGDMVRQIAMRVLAGDFLDYVRFRAVCTSWRSGTVCPRGRGVVDPHFHPRRWMMLPEGHGLYPGHGKLRGYVRFFNLDTGTFVRVKLPLFRNHCALDSVDGLLLLQRDQDTAVRLLHPFTGDITELPPLATLLTQLDNDLPVANPDPELSKWYYIRCGICASVSCTGGSIIVMLTFRRLRRLAFATSQDQQWTMPNWDIPVNRAILSFRGKLFLAQSYPSSSGSLVFQIDPPLQPGSPPLPPKLIATCPADKLYCGFHLVECDSQILLVGHNDSSWSHFVIYKLEDLILERFTPVKSIGDRALFLENKCLSVSSKVLPTVMSETVVYNHPTDRSFAQYHLNTGAWSRPIDACSLNGCNPGPRSLIQHVITCCIRDIWNKGLLCSEKESREAGLLFWKVKRKLRFWS